A DNA window from Bubalus bubalis isolate 160015118507 breed Murrah chromosome 20, NDDB_SH_1, whole genome shotgun sequence contains the following coding sequences:
- the LOC123330716 gene encoding LOW QUALITY PROTEIN: 28S ribosomal protein S16, mitochondrial-like (The sequence of the model RefSeq protein was modified relative to this genomic sequence to represent the inferred CDS: substituted 3 bases at 3 genomic stop codons), translating into MVQLTTVLYKAYHGGHLTIHLALGGCTKWPFYHIVVFPNKCPKDGHLMEQLGSYDPMSNNYGKKLIALNLDQMWHCIGCGAHLSKPVENFVGLSGYFPQHLMVVTNAERLXQKQAXXVLLAAQKTDTEATETRELTSVNIAVGTRLKSS; encoded by the coding sequence ATGGTCCAGCTCACTACTGTCCTCTACAAGGCCTACCATGGAGGCCACTTAACCATCCACCTTGCCCTGGGTGGCTGTACCAAATGGCCTTTTTACCACATTGTGGTTTTCCCCAACAAGTGTCCCAAGGATGGCCATTTAATGGAGCAGCTGGGCTCCTATGATCCAATGTCCAATAATTATGGAAAGAAACTCATTGCTCTCAACCTGGACCAGATGTGGCATTGTATTGGTTGTGGAGCCCACCTCTCTAAGCCTGTGGAAAATTTTGTGGGTCTTTCTGGCTATTTCCCTCAGCATCTAATGGTGGTCACAAATGCTGAGAGGTTGTGACAGAAACAGGCATGATAAGTCCTCTTAGCTGCTCAGAAAACAGATACAGAAGCTACAGAAACAAGAGAATTGACTTCAGTGAACATAGCAGTGGGAACAAGGTTGAAGTCCTCTTAA